One window of the Salvia miltiorrhiza cultivar Shanhuang (shh) chromosome 6, IMPLAD_Smil_shh, whole genome shotgun sequence genome contains the following:
- the LOC130988704 gene encoding microtubule-destabilizing protein 60-like, translating to MIHFSSSLQIFDQCNSRCSSKNSHSLYLPNSWSIFMESTSEFTRVLVTPTKERVAGSGRTKSNENLKYAENFDPNVCRAGTKLYKSASMVNSILSAKNPSRGKSNLNRLACPSAMMKIRGRKFVIAKEKPRVEESNSAAAAVDCKKCEKAAGKSKCLCVAYVSLRASHEEFQNNQDQIQKEVDSDRVSECENPGIDDEGTKETSDVLIESDCENGELRLKKSRERLLEAARRSVPEPGSGRVMHLVKAFEKLLKMPKSGDFDENKEKNVIKWALPGLQRPPKVPQKQISSSSSDFYQTSESLPLDSRPSFSSDGNQRSLSSRTSACGRSRLSSSESSRTFSRRQRKTKQQKSISRKPFMLTTEQRGRYKEEDLMQKLEKKLVEEEKLRIPIALGLPRTTDEPEILVKPPVKESTKPVDLVLHSDIRAVVRAEFDNQVAKKMKLIEQYRMEMERQRRLAEEEEIRRLRKELVPKAQPMPHFDRPFVPKRSVKHLTIPKETKFHLPQHKKIKCATCLPTQVE from the exons ATGATCCATTTCTCCTCTTCTCTTCAAATATTTGATCAATGCAATTCACGTTGTAGTTCGAAAAACtcacactctctctatctccccAATTCGTGGTCGATTTTCATGGAGTCGACGTCGGAGTTCACTAGAGTACTAGTTACTCCGACGAAAGAGAGAGTCGCCGGTTCAGGTCGGACGAAATCGAACGAAAACCTCAAGTATGCGGAAAATTTTGATCCAAACGTTTGTCGTGCTGGAACGAAGCTATACAAATCAGCATCAATGGTCAATTCTATACTCAGCGCCAAAAATCCAAGTCGCGGGAAGTCTAATCTTAACCGATTGGCTTGTCCTTCTGCGATGATGAAGATTCGAGGCAGGAAGTTTGTGATCGCGAAGGAAAAACCTCGGGTAGAAGAATCGAATTCCGCAGCCGCCGCTGTGGATTGTAAGAAGTGTGAAAAGGCGGCCGGGAAATCCAAGTGTTTGTGTGTGGCGTATGTGAGTTTGAGGGCTTCGCATGAAGAGTTTCAGAACAACCAGGATCAAATTCAGAAGGAGGTTGACTCTGATAGGGTAAGTGAGTGCGAGAACCCTGGGATTGACGATGAAGGAACGAAGGAGACAAGTGATGTATTGATTGAGAGTGATTGCGAAAATGGTGAATTGAGGTTGAAAAAGAGCAGGGAAAGGCTTTTGGAAGCGGCGAGACGGAGCGTGCCGGAGCCGGGATCAGGAAGGGTGATGCATTTGGTGAAGGCATTTGAGAAACTCCTTAAGATGCCGAAATCAGGCGATTTTGATGAAAATAAGGAGAAGAATGTTATAAAATGGGCGTTACCTGGATTGCAGCGGCCTCCTAAGGTGCCTCAGAAGCAAATTTCTTCTTCATCGTCAGATTTTTACCAAACATCAGAGAGCTTACCTCTTGATTCTCGTCCTTCTTTCTCATCAGATGGCAACCAAAGAAG CCTGTCATCGAGAACTTCGGCCTGTGGAAGAAGCAGGCTAAGT AGCTCTGAATCTTCCAGAACCTTCAGCAGAAGACAACGGAAAACAAAGCAGCAGAAGTCAATCTCCCGAAAGCCTTTCATGCTAACGACAGAG CAAAGAGGAAGATATAAGGAGGAAGATCTCATGCAGAAGCTAGAAAAGAAATTAGTGGAAGAGGAAAAGTTGAGGATACCTATTGCTCTAGGTCTTCCGAGGACAACAGATGAACCAGAG ATCCTTGTGAAGCCCCCAGTTAAAGAAAGCACCAAGCCTGTCGACTTGGTACTGCACAGTGATATCAGGGCTGTGGTGCGTGCAGAATTTGATAATCAG GTGGCCAAGAAAATGAAGCTAATTGAGCAGTACCGGATGGAAATGGAAAGGCAACGAAGG ctagcagaagaagaagaaatcagGAGACTGAGGAAGGAGCTTGTCCCTAAAGCGCAACCTATGCCGCATTTTGACAGACCTTTCGTTCCAAAAAG GTCTGTGAAGCACCTGACCATaccaaaagaaacaaaattccATTTACCTCAACATAAGAAGATCAAATGCGCTACATGCCTGCCTACACAGGTGGAGTGA
- the LOC130988705 gene encoding 40S ribosomal protein S19-3-like, protein MAATAKTVKDVSPHEFVKAYAAHLKRSGKMELPEWTDIVKTGVLKELAPYDPDWYYIRAASMARKIYLRGGIGVGSFRRIYGGSKRNGSRPPHFGKSSGSVARHILQQLQNMNIVEMEPRGGRRITSNGRRDLDQVSGRIVVVAP, encoded by the exons ATGGCGGCGACGGCGAAAACTGTTAAGGATGTTTCTCCTCATGAGTTCGTCAAAGCTTACGCCGCTCACCTCAAGCGGTCCGGCAAG ATGGAGCTTCCTGAGTGGACTGACATTGTGAAAACTGGTGTCCTCAAAGAACTTGCTCCTTATGATCCCGACTGGTACTACATCAGGGCCG CTTCCATGGCTAGGAAGATATACCTCAGGGGAGGTATTGGTGTTGGCTCCTTCAGAAGAATTTATGGAGGGAGCAAGAGGAACGGAAGTCGTCCGCCCCACTTTGGCAAGAGCAGCGGCTCTGTTGCTCGTCACATCCTTCAACAGTTGCAGAACATGAACATTGTCGAGATGGAACCAAGGGG TGGAAGAAGAATCACATCCAATGGCCGGAGGGATCTCGACCAAGTTTCTGGGAGAATTGTTGTTGTGGCGCCTTGA